The Elusimicrobiota bacterium sequence CACCCGATTCGATGTTTTCATGGAACGATCTCCTTAAAAATGTCGGCCTGTGGTTTTTTCCACGGCGCCGACGCTGGTCCAATAGTCGCTTAAAGCCAAAACGTGAGCCAACCGGGCCCGTTGGAGGGAGAGGGTGGCGTCGTTCAGGTCCAGCTGGCTGGCTTGGCCCGCCCGGTAACGCACCTCCATGGCATCGAGGGCACGGCGGGCTTGGGCGATGGCGGTGTTCTGGGACTGGGCCCGTTCGAGCGCTTCTTGGGCGTCCAAATAATCGGTTTTGAGCGCCGCTCGGACGGACCGTTCGGCTTGCTTTTCCTGCTCCACGCTTTTTTGATATTCGAGCTCGGCTTGGCGGATACGTTCCAGGTTGGACCCGCCCATGAACAACGGTGTGTAGGCGCGAAGGCCCGCCGCCAGGCTTTCTCCTTTCTCGTCCGCCGTGGGGGAAAAGTCCGGCGACTGGGCCTGCCATTCATACCGGCCGAAAAGAGCGAGGGAGGGGCGAGCGGTGCCCCGAACGACACCCACGTTGTGTTGGGCGGAAAGGGAGCGCTGACGAGCCGCCTGAAGGGCGGCGTCATGTTCCAGCGCTAAACCGACCAATCCTTCATAGGGCGGAAGAGGTTCCGTCGGCGATGATAGGTCCCCCGAGATTGAAAGAGGATGGTCCACGTCCATGGTCAACGTCATTTTGAGGAGGGTCAGGCCGGTTTCCAACAGATTCCTGGCCCGAATCAACAACGGTTTTGTGCCCGCCACTTCCACTTCCTGGCGAAGGACCGTGAGGTCGCTGTCCAACCCCTCTTTATAACGGGTTCGAATGGTAAGGAGATGGTCCTCGGCCGAGGTCAGGGTGTCCTGCTGAATGGAAACGGTGGCGCTGGCCAGCAGGATCCGCCAAAACAGCCGTTTCACCGCGAAAATCGTTTCCTCCTGGGCGGCCCGCAGGGATTCTTTGTCCGCGGCGATCCCCGCCCGGGCGGCCCGTTGACCGGCCCGGACACTGCCACCGGCGTAGAGGATTTGTTCGGCGTCCACCGTGGCCGTCATCCCGTTCAATTCCCCCATGCGCATTTTGGTCCCGTTCGTGAACGCCAGGGGGTTCCTTGTAATTGCGAGTGTACACGCCCGAGGCGCTGATCTCCGGCAGGCCCATCCCGACAATTTCGCGATACCGGCTGTTCATTTGAGCGAGATTGTGTTCGGCGAGGACGATGTCCACGTTTCGTTCCAACCCCAGGGCGACCGCCTCGTTCAAAGTCAGAGTGGATGGGTCGCGGTCGGAGGCCGCCGCGCCAACCCCCGGCGATATCGCCAAGAGCCAAATTCCCAGAGCCAAGCCCGTTCGCCCCATGGACTTATCGTTTCCCCAACCCGTTCAGAAAGAGGTCCATCA is a genomic window containing:
- a CDS encoding TolC family protein yields the protein MRMGELNGMTATVDAEQILYAGGSVRAGQRAARAGIAADKESLRAAQEETIFAVKRLFWRILLASATVSIQQDTLTSAEDHLLTIRTRYKEGLDSDLTVLRQEVEVAGTKPLLIRARNLLETGLTLLKMTLTMDVDHPLSISGDLSSPTEPLPPYEGLVGLALEHDAALQAARQRSLSAQHNVGVVRGTARPSLALFGRYEWQAQSPDFSPTADEKGESLAAGLRAYTPLFMGGSNLERIRQAELEYQKSVEQEKQAERSVRAALKTDYLDAQEALERAQSQNTAIAQARRALDAMEVRYRAGQASQLDLNDATLSLQRARLAHVLALSDYWTSVGAVEKTTGRHF